The proteins below come from a single Malus sylvestris chromosome 3, drMalSylv7.2, whole genome shotgun sequence genomic window:
- the LOC126615264 gene encoding piezo-type mechanosensitive ion channel homolog isoform X2: MLRWVAEFIGLFKITLHSDWTEFCSCCSLLLFYIMLSCVKCDLEEMDFILSMKENNLTEQLLPSKHSFFIRESRSGVRHTNVLLTGAVFRTFSINFFTYGFPVSLFALSFWSFHFASICAFLLLAYVGYIIYAFPSLFRLHRLNGLLLVFILLWAASTYIFNVAFAFLNRKIGKNMDIWEMIGLWHYPIPGFFLLAQFCLGILVALGNLVNNSVFLCLSDEDGQPSNDNSTVEGEGETKVLIVATVAWGLRKSSRAIMLALIFLIAMKPGFIHAVYVIFFLIYLLSHNINRKMRQSLILLCEVHFALLYIIQINPISDTLEKKGTLSAEILSQLGLLQHESSWDFLQIALLACFCAIHNHGFEMLFSFSAIVQHTPSRPFGFSILKAGLNKSVLLSVYASSAIQYSHDNPSYERRIALFLGAIGQKFLSVYRSCGTYIAFLTILLTVYLVRPNYISFGYIFLLLVWIIGRQLVERTKKRLWFPLKAYAIVVFIFIYSLSSFPSIELWLSKFIDLYFYLGYDSEASSLQNVWESLAVLIVMQLYSYERRQSRYNRSDDAHVLEFGVLGFVKRFVIWHSNKILFIALFYASLSPISAFGFFYLLGLVICSSLPKASHFPSKSFLVYTGFLVTTEYLFQMWGRQAAMFPGQKHSYISLFLGFRVFKPGFWGLESGLRGKVLVIAACTLQYNVFRWLEKMPSTILNKGKWEEPCPLFVSAEDADANINGSIPSEDNKQSTDSEAISVKREGARSQSWPFFIPSSSQLPNHVSPKAGDSEGSSSNKYSFGYIWGSTKESHKWNKKRILALRKERFDIQKLIAKIYLKFWMENMFNLFGLEINMIALLLASFALLNAISMVYIALLATCIILNRHIIRKLWPILVFLFASILILEYFAIWRSLWSLSQPDETNAHCHDCWKSSAMYFSYCKYCWLGLIVDDPRMLISYFAVFMLACFKLRADNLSGFSVSSTYRQVISQRNNLFVWRDLSFETKSMWTFFDYLRLYCYCHLLDLVLALVLITGTIEYDILHLGYLAFALVFFRGRLEILKKRNKIFKFLRIYNFALIVLSLAYQSPFVGEFCAGKCETVDYVFEMIGFYKYDYGFRITARSALVEIIIFMLVSLQSYMFSSPEFDYVSRYLEAEQIGAIVREQEKKAAWKTAQLKHIRESEEKKHQRNLQVEKMKSEMLNLQIQLHSMNSVTNCGDSPAVSEGLRRRRSTSLNSNNDQGTSDKEGLQLKKEQILREDSLYPFELHESPAPVNVETPTVMESARDSIESLNCEITEVDDDVADGIFFTSSEKKDKVKGKAKESPLISAVHLLGDGVSQVQSIGNQAVNNLVSFLNIDHEFDVSEHSSVEDGVYDEMESQKVKVSFNRSSSVRSDMSSDATSLQLGRILRHIWSQMRSNNDIVCYCCFILVFLWNFSLLSMVYLAALFLYALCVNSGPSYIFWVVMLIYTEVYILLQYLYQIIIQHWAFSVASDLLREWGFPEHKITSSFVVSSLPLFLVYLFTLLQSSITAKDGEWMSSTDFDFYRRSAFHGKEIPVSYSWSQKIKKLRQIMENAIKSIIRSFFRYWNSLTQGADSPPYFIQVSMDVRSWPEDGIQPEKIESGVNQLLKIIHDERCKEKTPNLCPFASRVQVQSIERSQENANVALVVFEVVYASPVTECGNSIEWYKSLTPAADVAKEILKAQDAGFVEEIGFPYPILSVIGGGKRDIDLYAYVFGADLTVFFLVAMFYQSVIKNKSEFLDVYQLEDQFPKEFVFILMIIFFLIVLDRIIYLCSFATGKVIFYLFNLILFTYSVTEYAWNMEPFHQHAGGLALRAIFLAKAVSLALQAIQLRHGIPHKSTLYRQFLTSEISRINYLGYRLYRALPFLYELRCALDWSCTTTSLTMYDWLKLEDIHASLYLVKCDAVLNRATHKQGDKQTKMTKCCNGICLFFILICVIWAPMLMYSSGNPTNIENPIKDASVQVDIKTASGRLTLYQTTLCEKFQWDKLDSDVNLDPEGYLDTYNKKDVQLICCESDASTLWLIPDVVQTRFIRSLDWDPNMAISFTWVLSRDRPKGKETVKYERSLESQDLPKQSDVQKVLNGSQNSFRIYNIYPRYFRVTGSGDVRLLELEDKFVSADLVLNRSNYEWWSFHDINSSDVNGCGGLTGPMAIIVSEETPPQGILGDTLSKFSIWGLYITFVLAVGRFIRLQCSDLRMRIPYENLPSCDRLIAICEDIYAARAEGELGVEEVLYWTLVKIYRSPHMLLEYTKPD, translated from the exons ATGTTACGATGGGTAGCTGAGTTCATTGGTCTGTTCAAAATAACTTTACATTCGGACTGGACTGAATTTTGTTCATGCTGCTCTCTTTTACTTTTCTACATCATG CTATCCTGCGTTAAATGTGATCTAGAGGAAATGGATTTTATTTTATCCATGAAAGAAAATAACTTGACGGAGCAACTTCTTCCCTCGAAGCATTCATTTTTTATTCGTGAATCTAG ATCTGGTGTAAGGCATACCAATGTTTTATTGACTGGAGCGGTTTTCCGGACCTTTAGTATCAACTTCTTCACATATGGTTTCCCA GTTTCCTTGTTTGCTCTTTCATTTTGGAGTTTTCATTTTGCAAGTATATGTGCATTTTTGCTACTTGCATATGTTGGCTACATCATATATGCCTTCCCTTCCTTATTCCGTTTGCATCGACTGAATGGGCTGCTGCTTGTCTTCATTCTCTTGTGGGCTGCTAGCAcgtatattttcaatgtagcaTTTGCATTCTTGAATCGGAAAATCGGGAAG AACATGGACATATGGGAGATGATTGGGTTGTGGCATTATCCCATACCTGGATTCTTTCTGCTTGCACAATTTTGTCTTGGAATACTGGTTGCCTTGGGTAATCTTGTGAACAACTCGGTTTTCCTTTGCTTGTCTGATGAGGATGGACAACCTTCAAATGACAACAGTACTGTAGAAG GCGAGGGAGAGACCAAAGTATTGATAGTGGCCACAGTTGCTTGGGGACTGCGCAAAAGTTCCCGAGCTATCATGCTGGCACTGATATTTCTAATTGCCATGAAACCTGGTTTCATCCATGCTGTATATG TGATATTCTTTTTGATATATCTTTTGAGCCACAACATTAACAGAAAGATGCGCCAGTCTTTGATTCTCCTATGTGAGGTTCACTTTGCACTATTGTATATCATTCAGATTAATCCGATCTCTGATACTTTGGAGAAAAAAGGCACTTTGAGTGCAGAAATCTTATCACAATTAG GTCTTCTTCAACATGAAAGCTCGTGGGACTTTTTGCAAATAGCTTTGCTTGCTTGCTTCTGTGCAATTCATAACCATGGTTTTGAAATGCTATTTTCGTTCTCAGCAATTGTGCAGCATACACCTAGCCGTCCATTTGGTTTCAGCATTTTGAAAGCTGGTCTGAATAAATCAGTTTTGCTGTCAGTGTATGCCTCCTCAGCCATTCAGTACAGCCATGATAATCCTTCTTATG AGAGAAGAATTGCATTATTCCTCGGTGCAATTGGGCAGAAGTTTTTATCTGTGTACCGATCATGTGGAACCTACATTGCCTTTCTGACAATTCTCCTTACTGTATACTTGGTGAGACCCAACTATATATCATTTGGGTACATATTCCTTCTCCTTGTTTGGATCATTGGAAGACAACTTGTCGAGAGAACAAAAAAGCGCCTTTGGTTCCCATTGAAAGCATATGCAATTGTGGTGTTTATCTTTATCTATAGCTTGAGCAGTTTCCCGAGCATTGAGCTGTGGTTGTCCAAGTTCATAGACCTTTACTTTTATCTAGGTTATGACTCAGAAGCTtcatctttgcaaaatgtttGGGAATCCCTAGCAGTCTTGATTGTGatgcaactttatagctatgaGAGAAGGCAGAGCAGGTATAACAGGTCAGATGATGCCCATGTGTTGGAATTTGGAGTGCTTGGGTTTGTAAAGCGGTTTGTCATTTGGCAcagcaacaagatcttgtttATTGCATTATTCTATGCATCTTTATCTCCAATAAGTGCCTTTGGCTTCTTTTATCTACTTGGCCTCGTCATCTGTTCATCTTTACCTAAAGCTTCACATTTCCCATCTAAATCATTCTTGGTTTACACAGGATTTCTAGTAACAACTGAGTACCTTTTTCAGATGTGGGGTAGACAGGCTGCAATGTTTCCTGGACAAAAGCACTCTTATATTTCCCTTTTTTTGGGTTTCCGTGTATTTAAACCGGGATTTTGGGGTCTAGAATCTGGCTTGAGAGGAAAAGTTCTGGTGATTGCTGCATGCACTCTTCAATATAATGTTTTTCGCTGGTTGGAAAAGATGCCAAGTACTATCCTAAACAAAGGAAAGTGGGAAGAGCCTTGTCCATTGTTTGTCTCAGCAGAAGATGCCGATGCCAATATTAATGGCTCCATCCCAAGTGAGGATAACAAGCAATCAACAGATTCCGAAGCGATTTCAGTGAAACGAGAAGGGGCTAGGAGCCAATCATGGCCCTTTTTTATCCCTAGTTCATCGCAGTTGCCTAACCATGTGTCCCCTAAAGCAGGAGATTCTGAGGGTAGTAGCAGTAACAAATATTCATTTGGGTACATTTGGGGCAGCACCAAGGAGAGTCATAAGTGGAACAAGAAGCGGATTCTTGCCTTGAGAAAGGAGAGATTTGACATACAGAAGCTTATTGCAAAAATCTATTTGAAATTCTGGATGGAGAATATGTTTAACCTCTTTGGTCTTGAGATAAACATGATTGCATTGCTTCTGGCAAGCTTTGCTTTATTGAATGCCATTTCTATGGTATACATTGCGTTACTTGCtacatgtattattttgaatCGGCATATTATACGTAAACTATGGCCCATATTAGTTTTCCTGTTTGCATCCATTCTCATCCTCGAGTACTTTGCCATCTGGAGGAGTCTGTGGTCTCTAAGTCAGCCTGATGAGACTAATGCACATTGCCATGATTGCTGGAAAAGCTCAGCCATGTATTTCAGTTACTGCAAGTACTGCTGGTTAG GACTTATTGTCGATGATCCGCGAATGCTTATCAGCTACTTTGCTGTCTTCATGCTTGCTTGTTTTAAACTTCGTGCTGATAATTTGTCCGGATTCTCGGTGTCATCAACTTACCGTCAAGTGATATCTCAACGTAATAATTTATTTGTGTGGAGAGACCTCTCTTTCGAAACCAAAAGCATGTGGACCTTCTTTGACTACCTGAGGCTTTACTGCTACTGCCATCTATTGGATCTTGTGCTAGCATTGGTGTTGATTACTGGAACTATTGAGTATGACATTCTGCACCTTGGTTATCTTGCTTTTGCGCTGGTTTTCTTTCGGGGGAGACTTGAAATACTAAAGAAGAGGAACAAGATATTTAAGTTCTTGCGCATATACAACTTTGCTCTTATCGTTCTTTCTCTTGCATACCAATCTCCTTTTGTGGGGGAGTTCTGTGCTGGAAAGTGTGAGACCGTAGATTACGTATTTGAGATGATTGGATTTTATAAGTATGATTATGGGTTTCGGATTACTGCAAGATCAGCTCTCGTTGAAATTATCATTTTTATGCTGGTATCACTTCAGTCCTATATGTTCTCCTCCCCAGAGTTTGATTATGTTTCTCGATATCTTGAAGCCGAGCAAATTGGTGCAATTGTGCGTGAGCAAGAAAAGAAAGCTGCATGGAAAACTGCACAGTTAAAACATATTCGTGAATCTGAGGAGAAGAAACACCAGCGTAACCTGCAAGTGGAGAAAATGAAGTCAGAGATGCTCAACCTGCAAATCCAGCTCCACAGCATGAATTCAGTTACTAATTGCGGTGACTCTCCTGCAGTCAGTGAAGGCCTAAGAAGGAGGAGGAGTACTTCTCTTAACTCGAACAACGATCAGGGGACCTCTGACAAAGAAGGATTACAACTGAAAAAGGAACAGATACTTAGAGAGGATTCATTATATCCCTTTGAATTGCATGAATCTCCTGCACCAGTGAATGTGGAAACCCCAACAGTGATGGAGTCTGCGAGAGATTCAATAGAATCTCTTAACTGTGAGATCACTGAAGTTGACGATGATGTTGCTGATGGCATATTTTTCACTTCTTCAGAAAAGAAGGACAAAGTTAAAGGGAAAGCAAAGGAAAGCCCACTAATATCTGCAGTTCATCTGCTAGGTGATGGTGTTTCCCAGGTACAGTCGATTGGAAATCAGGCAGTTAACAACCTTGTAAGCTTTTTGAACATTGATCATGAGTTTGACGTCAGTGAGCACTCTTCTGTTGAGGATGGGGTATATGATGAAATGGAGAGCCAGAAAGTTAAGGTGTCCTTTAACCGTTCATCTTCCGTTCGATCCGACATGAGTTCTGATGCAACAAGTCTGCAGTTAGGAAGGATCCTCCGTCACATATGGTCCCAAATGCGATCTAACAATGATATTGTGTGTTATTGTTGTTTTATCCTTGTCTTTTTATGGAACTTCAGTTTGCTTTCTATGGTGTATCTGGCGGCTTTATTCTTGTACGCACTATGTGTAAATTCTGGTCCAAGTTACATCTTCTGGGTTGTTATGCTGATTTACACTGAAGTCTATATTTTGCTTCAGTATCTGTACCAGATTATCATCCAGCACTGGGCTTTCAGTGTTGCTTCAGACTTGCTTCGCGAGTGGGGATTTCCTGAACATAAAATCACATCTTCTTTTGTGGTCAGTTCATTACCTCTCTTTCTTGTCTACTTATTTACCCTCTTACAGAGCTCTATAACCGCAAAAGATGGTGAGTGGATGTCGTCTACAGACTTCGACTTCTATAGGAGGAGTGCTTTCCATGGGAAAGAGATTCCTGTCAGTTATAGCTGGAGTCAGAAAATAAAGAAGTTGCGGCAAATAATGGAAAATGCAATAAAATCAATAATCAGAAGCTTCTTTAGGTACTGGAATTCACTGACACAGGGAGCAGATTCCCCTCCTTACTTTATTCAGGTGTCTATGGATGTGCGCTCATGGCCAGAGGATGGGATTCAGCCAGAAAAGATTGAGTCTGGAGTAAATCAATTGCTTAAAATCATTCATGATGAAAGATGCAAGGAGAAAACCCCTAATCTATGCCCTTTTGCTAGCAGGGTGCAGGTCCAAAGCATTGAAAGGAGTCAAGAAAATGCAAATGTAGCCTTGGTTGTTTTTGAGGTGGTATATGCCTCCCCCGTGACAGAGTGTGGCAATTCAATAGAATGGTACAAGTCACTTACTCCAGCAGCTGATGTGGCGAAGGAAATTCTTAAAGCACAAGATGCTGGGTTTGTTGAAGAAATAGGATTTCCATACCCTATACTCTCTGTTATTGGAGGAGGCAAGAGGGACATTGATCTGTATGCATATGTATTTGGTGCCGATCTGACTGTTTTCTTTTTAGTCGCCATGTTCTACCAATCcgtcataaaaaataaaagtgagtTTCTTGATGTGTATCAGCTTGAAGATCAGTTTCCGAAAGAGTTTGTATTCATCTTAATG ATTATCTTTTTCTTGATTGTGCTTGACCGCATAATCTATCTCTGTTCATTTGCCACCGGAAAAGTGATTTTCTATCTTTTCAACCTCATCCTCTTCACATATTCAGTAACAGAGTATGCTTGGAACATGGAGCCTTTCCACCAACATGCTGGAGGATTAGCACTCCGTGCTATATTTCTTGCAAAAGCAGTTTCTTTAGCACTGCAGGCTATACAACTCCGACATGGAATTCCTCATAAAAGCACTTTGTACCGGCAGTTTTTGACTAGTGAGATTTcaagaattaattatttgggatATCGACTATATCGCGCTCTGCCTTTCCTTTATGAACTGAGATGTGCACTTGACTGGTCATGCACAACCACATCTTTGACCATGTATGATTGGCTGAAA CTGGAGGACATACATGCAAGCTTGTACCTTGTCAAATGTGATGCAGTCTTGAATAGAGCAACGCACAAACAAGGAGATAAGCAAACGAAAATGACCAAATGTTGCAACGGGATATGTCTGTTTTTCATATTGATTTGTGTTATTTGGGCTCCAATGCTG ATGTACAGCAGTGGTAACCCGACGAACATTGAAAATCCCATCAAAGATGCCAGTGTTCAGGTTGACATAAAGACAGCGAGTGGAAGATTGACCCTATATCAAACCACCCTTTGTGAAAAGTTCCAATGGGACAAACTCGACTCTGATGTTAATCTCGATCCTGAAGGTTATCTGGATACCTATAATAAGAAAGACGTCCAGTTGATATGTTGCGAATCTGATGCTAGTACTTTGTGGCTTATCCCCGATGTAGTTCAAACCAGATTCATTCGGTCCCTTGATTGGGACCCCAACATGGCTATATCTTTTACTTGGGTACTTTCCAGGGACAGACCCAAGGGCAAGGAAACTGTGAAATATGAAAGAAGTTTGGAGTCTCAGGATCTTCCAAAACAGTcagatgtccaaaaggttctCAATGGCTCCCAAAACAGCTTTAGGATATACAACATTTATCCAAGATACTTCCGTGTCACTGGTTCTGGTGATGTCAGACTGTTGGAATTAGAG GATAAGTTCGTTAGCGCAGACCTTGTTCTGAATCGCTCAAATTATGAGTGGTGGTCCTTCCACGACATCAATTCATCAGATGTCAATGGATGTGGAGGTTTGACAGGACCGATGGCCATCATCGTATCTGAGGAAACACCGCCAC AGGGTATTCTCGGTGACACCCTGAGCAAGTTCAGCATTTGGGGTCTATACATAACATTTGTTCTTGCTGTTGGCCGCTTTATCAGACTTCAATGCTCTGACTTACGAATGAGAATCCCCTATGAGAACCTTCCTTCCTGTGATAG GTTGATAGCCATCTGTGAAGATATATATGCTGCAAGAGCAGAGGGTGAGCTTGGAGTTGAAGAGGTCTTATACTGGACGCTGGTGAAGATTTACAGGTCACCACACATGCTGCTCGAATACACGAAACCGGATTAG